From the Rhodoferax sp. WC2427 genome, one window contains:
- a CDS encoding NADPH-dependent F420 reductase, whose protein sequence is MNIAFIGGGAIAHSIARLAKIAGHSCALGVRNLSAHALMAAEFPTAGYEEAILGADMVIIAVPYLALGEVLPPLAEVLVGKIVVDTTNAVKADWSPFPTGEESSAAEQIQAMLPGSRVAKAFNTIYADVIRPERLDRNGLRVSLFVASDHVEATQAVLALGGELGFDAVNAGPLKSARYLEAIAHLNLELAFGQGDGTNTAIIYHRADPAKEKNQH, encoded by the coding sequence ATGAACATCGCATTTATTGGTGGCGGAGCCATCGCACATTCCATCGCCCGGCTGGCAAAAATCGCAGGCCATAGCTGCGCACTCGGCGTTCGCAATCTGTCTGCTCACGCGCTCATGGCAGCCGAGTTTCCTACTGCTGGGTACGAGGAGGCCATCCTGGGCGCCGACATGGTCATCATTGCCGTGCCCTATCTTGCACTTGGCGAGGTTCTGCCGCCCCTTGCCGAGGTACTTGTCGGAAAAATCGTCGTTGATACCACCAACGCAGTGAAAGCGGATTGGTCTCCGTTTCCCACGGGTGAAGAGTCGTCTGCCGCCGAGCAAATCCAAGCGATGCTTCCCGGATCACGGGTAGCCAAAGCGTTCAACACGATCTACGCAGATGTTATTCGTCCCGAGCGCCTCGACCGTAACGGGTTGAGGGTCAGCTTATTTGTCGCCAGTGATCACGTCGAGGCCACTCAGGCCGTCTTAGCGCTTGGCGGGGAGCTCGGTTTTGACGCTGTCAACGCCGGGCCGCTCAAGTCGGCACGCTATCTTGAAGCGATCGCGCATCTCAACCTGGAACTGGCATTTGGGCAGGGTGACGGTACCAACACGGCCATCATTTACCACCGGGCAGACCCTGCCAAGGAAAAGAATCAACATTGA
- a CDS encoding helix-turn-helix domain-containing protein, with amino-acid sequence MAKFIPDYSLYGDQAQPRWQTPFFFEWVPQRAQPYNFTIRPHIHGALIQLMYLTHGSVTAVVDQMKVSLDAPCVLVIPAQTVHGWNFTPDVDGPIVTAAQSPLETLAEVLMPALLQTLRTPKVLQLLHMGEGREELLQAFLSIEREARGRATGHVAAGMSLIIALIVQIARLQETLAAAPLRGASRKSEQVAKFRKLVEEHFKEHWSVQAYAENLGVTPGQLTRLCRDLLGMSSSEVVHARLCNEAQRDLVYTTNSIGQLANRLGFADEAYFSRFFRKQSGYTPREFRRLAMEGVPLVVSCSG; translated from the coding sequence ATGGCAAAGTTTATTCCCGACTACTCGCTGTACGGCGATCAGGCGCAGCCGCGTTGGCAGACCCCGTTCTTTTTCGAATGGGTTCCTCAACGGGCACAGCCCTACAATTTCACCATCCGGCCGCACATCCATGGAGCGTTGATACAGTTGATGTATCTCACGCATGGCTCAGTGACTGCTGTGGTCGATCAAATGAAGGTCTCGTTGGATGCGCCTTGTGTGCTCGTCATTCCCGCGCAGACAGTTCATGGCTGGAATTTCACTCCCGATGTCGATGGCCCCATCGTGACGGCGGCGCAGTCCCCTCTGGAGACGCTGGCTGAGGTATTGATGCCTGCATTGCTACAGACATTGCGAACCCCCAAAGTCCTTCAGCTGTTGCACATGGGAGAAGGCCGTGAAGAGCTGTTGCAGGCATTTCTATCCATTGAGCGCGAGGCCCGAGGGCGCGCAACCGGTCATGTTGCAGCGGGCATGTCGCTGATCATCGCCTTGATCGTTCAGATCGCCCGACTCCAGGAAACCTTGGCAGCCGCGCCGCTGCGAGGCGCTTCGAGAAAATCCGAGCAAGTGGCGAAATTCAGGAAGCTTGTGGAAGAGCATTTCAAGGAGCACTGGTCGGTGCAAGCCTATGCGGAAAACTTGGGCGTGACACCGGGACAGTTGACACGCTTGTGCCGCGATTTGCTCGGTATGTCGAGCAGTGAAGTGGTGCATGCGAGACTGTGCAATGAGGCTCAACGCGACCTTGTCTACACCACCAATAGCATTGGGCAGCTTGCCAATCGGCTCGGTTTTGCCGATGAAGCCTATTTCAGCCGATTCTTTCGCAAGCAAAGCGGGTATACGCCGCGCGAATTCCGCAGGCTGGCAATGGAGGGAGTGCCACTTGTGGTTTCTTGTAGTGGATGA